In Microbulbifer salipaludis, a genomic segment contains:
- a CDS encoding TonB-dependent receptor, which yields MKLRAIPPARRPLAAAISLAMASSLTSMAAFAEDEVASDEQESNYVAVEEITVTATKREMDMQDLPQSIQAFTTEQIEKLGFKNMQDYLKAIPSMSAVAETPGRNEVVFRGISTGTGEWRTDSSAAVYLDEIPMTSPTQQVDPRMVDIQRVEALPGPQGTLFGSSSQSGALRIITNKPDHSGTYGSVKVDATSVKEGETGHTAEAWLNLPLVTDTLSVRLVAYDTKSAGYIDNVEGKNVFTDELNSDVVEEDFNDWYQSGARISALWTINEDWDAELMVMQQSQRSTGDWKSDPAEGDLEIVRFFKDERTDDWWAAGLTFKGDLGFAELTMTSSFLDREVYYEFDNSLDAQIRAKRVQDGEFGYYSTWYDTAFQDEQRVNDQTGKRVSQEIRLASMGDSRLQWMAGAFYEETDDFWDWYWRVENYTETPSWQYVNYWYDVPETNDYYGEVYNAKTTQTAVFGEMSYDLTEKLVAGVGARWFEYDRDRSEQKFWPRGYYLPLDIFQGVDSDTVYKLSLNYHIDDDRMVYATYSEGFRLGGANSQIRRESVLPEEYGADKLLNHEIGLKSQWLDNSLQLNLSAYLMKWEDMQRNIGDPYFWEVSGHVNAGDAEATGIEATMTYQMTENFKLEGSYARSSSKILDDFYLSDAAPEIDPSQDWLIASKGQGLALAPPSKWWLGAEYSVPELFGDIGGWIRYDHSWTEAMNHDWWNAQWGRPLIKDRKEASLTAGLWQENSWTATLSVYNLWDDRNAGWIDSGYDWRFGSNGTWSDVGRYVNMPSYNRPREVVLSFKKDFNFR from the coding sequence ATGAAACTCCGGGCAATTCCCCCCGCACGCAGGCCCCTGGCCGCGGCAATCAGCCTCGCCATGGCCTCATCGCTGACCTCAATGGCAGCGTTCGCCGAAGACGAGGTCGCGAGCGATGAACAAGAGAGCAATTACGTAGCGGTAGAGGAAATTACCGTTACTGCCACCAAGCGCGAAATGGACATGCAGGACCTGCCGCAGAGCATCCAGGCATTCACCACCGAGCAGATCGAGAAGCTCGGCTTTAAAAATATGCAGGATTACCTCAAGGCAATCCCCAGCATGTCTGCCGTGGCCGAAACGCCGGGGCGCAATGAGGTCGTGTTCCGCGGCATCAGTACCGGCACCGGCGAGTGGCGCACCGACTCTTCCGCCGCTGTTTACCTCGATGAAATTCCCATGACGTCGCCCACCCAGCAGGTGGATCCGCGCATGGTCGACATCCAGCGTGTCGAGGCATTGCCGGGTCCTCAGGGCACCCTGTTCGGTTCCAGCTCGCAATCCGGCGCCCTGCGCATCATTACCAACAAGCCCGACCACAGCGGTACCTATGGCTCCGTGAAGGTCGACGCCACCAGCGTCAAGGAAGGCGAGACCGGCCACACCGCGGAAGCCTGGCTCAACCTGCCGCTGGTGACCGATACACTGAGCGTGCGACTCGTCGCCTATGACACCAAGTCCGCCGGTTATATCGATAACGTTGAGGGCAAAAATGTCTTCACCGATGAGCTCAACAGCGATGTTGTCGAAGAGGACTTCAATGACTGGTACCAGAGCGGCGCCCGCATCAGTGCTCTGTGGACCATCAATGAGGACTGGGATGCGGAATTGATGGTCATGCAGCAGTCCCAGCGCTCCACTGGCGACTGGAAGTCAGACCCCGCAGAAGGCGATTTGGAAATCGTGCGCTTTTTCAAGGACGAGCGCACCGATGACTGGTGGGCTGCAGGCCTCACCTTTAAAGGTGACCTGGGCTTCGCCGAGCTGACCATGACCAGCTCTTTCCTCGACCGCGAGGTGTACTACGAGTTCGACAACAGCCTCGATGCGCAGATCCGCGCCAAGCGGGTACAGGATGGGGAATTCGGTTACTACAGCACCTGGTACGACACCGCCTTCCAAGACGAACAGCGCGTGAACGACCAGACTGGCAAGCGCGTATCCCAGGAAATCCGCCTCGCCTCCATGGGCGACAGCCGCCTGCAGTGGATGGCCGGTGCGTTTTATGAAGAGACCGATGACTTCTGGGACTGGTACTGGCGGGTTGAAAACTACACCGAAACCCCTTCCTGGCAGTACGTCAATTACTGGTACGACGTACCGGAAACCAATGACTACTACGGTGAAGTCTACAACGCCAAGACCACGCAAACGGCCGTGTTTGGTGAAATGAGCTACGACCTTACCGAAAAGCTGGTGGCCGGTGTGGGTGCGCGCTGGTTCGAGTACGACCGCGACCGCAGCGAGCAGAAGTTCTGGCCACGCGGTTACTACCTGCCGCTGGACATCTTCCAGGGCGTCGACAGCGATACGGTGTACAAGCTCAGCCTCAACTACCACATCGACGATGATCGCATGGTCTATGCGACCTACAGTGAAGGCTTCCGGCTCGGCGGTGCCAACTCCCAGATCCGTCGGGAAAGTGTGCTGCCAGAAGAATACGGTGCGGACAAACTGCTCAACCACGAGATCGGCCTGAAGAGCCAGTGGCTGGACAATTCCCTGCAGCTCAACCTGTCCGCCTACCTGATGAAATGGGAGGATATGCAGCGCAATATTGGCGACCCCTACTTCTGGGAAGTCAGCGGCCATGTCAATGCCGGCGATGCCGAGGCAACGGGTATCGAAGCCACCATGACCTACCAGATGACCGAAAACTTCAAGCTCGAGGGTTCTTATGCCCGCAGCAGCTCGAAAATTCTCGACGACTTCTACCTGAGCGATGCCGCCCCGGAAATTGATCCATCGCAAGACTGGCTAATTGCCTCCAAGGGGCAAGGCCTGGCGCTGGCACCGCCGAGCAAGTGGTGGCTGGGAGCGGAATACAGTGTGCCGGAACTGTTTGGCGATATCGGCGGCTGGATCCGCTACGACCACAGCTGGACCGAAGCCATGAACCACGACTGGTGGAACGCCCAGTGGGGCCGCCCACTTATTAAAGACCGCAAGGAAGCCTCACTCACCGCTGGCCTGTGGCAGGAAAACAGCTGGACGGCGACACTCAGCGTGTACAACCTCTGGGATGACCGCAATGCGGGCTGGATCGACAGCGGCTACGACTGGCGTTTCGGCAGCAACGGCACCTGGTCCGATGTCGGACGCTACGTGAATATGCCGAGCTACAACCGGCCGCGGGAAGTGGTGCTGTCTTTCAAGAAAGACTTCAACTTCCGCTAG
- a CDS encoding aspartyl/asparaginyl beta-hydroxylase domain-containing protein translates to MEFDAPFKMLELRDCSELHACIAAAPQSEWETNRLRQQTFDVHYQTQSLVMLFISCNPWPQAEIYREDGWGRLASAALPLMREVIEQHYEPGGIVLRAMAAKLVPGGIIKPHVDAHPSFRHAHRIHIPITSNAKVRFNIGGRPYRFEVGKVYELNNQLQHSVMNRGSEDRITFIFDYLPPTKRGQIAASGVTSLW, encoded by the coding sequence ATGGAATTTGATGCCCCCTTCAAAATGCTCGAGCTGCGCGACTGCAGTGAGCTACACGCTTGTATCGCTGCCGCACCGCAGTCCGAATGGGAGACTAACCGCCTGCGCCAGCAAACCTTCGATGTGCACTACCAGACCCAATCTCTGGTGATGCTGTTTATTAGTTGTAACCCTTGGCCGCAGGCAGAAATCTACCGCGAGGATGGCTGGGGCAGGCTCGCAAGTGCCGCCTTGCCGCTGATGCGTGAGGTTATCGAGCAGCACTATGAGCCGGGCGGAATCGTGCTGCGCGCCATGGCGGCGAAGTTGGTGCCTGGGGGGATCATCAAGCCCCATGTAGATGCGCACCCGTCATTTCGCCACGCACACCGCATTCATATCCCGATCACCTCCAATGCCAAGGTGCGCTTCAATATTGGTGGGCGCCCGTATCGCTTTGAGGTGGGCAAGGTCTATGAACTGAACAACCAGTTACAGCACAGTGTTATGAATCGCGGTAGTGAGGACCGGATCACCTTTATCTTTGATTACCTGCCGCCCACTAAACGCGGACAAATTGCCGCATCTGGCGTGACAAGTCTCTGGTAA